Genomic window (Caldalkalibacillus thermarum):
GAGGAGCGAAAGGATGCTGGCAATGCCCGAAATTAATCGTATCAGAAAACTGCGTGAAAAGAAAGGGTTATCGATTGCGGAAATTTCCCGTGAAACGGGATATAACTGGAGAACGGTCAAGAAATACGCAGATGAAGACATTTCTGTCCAACCAACCATCAAACGCAAAAAGGGGATGATGGAGGAAGAAGGGTACGGGCAAATCATTGATGACTGGTTGGAGGAGGATGCCAAGCTGCCGAGAAAACAACGGCGAACGAACAAGACGATGTTTGAAGCGCTTTGTCGTGACCATGGATTTCAAGGCTCGTATCGCACCGTTTGCGCGTACGTGCAAAAACGAAGACCGCAGCTCAAGCTCGAGAAAGAACAGCGCTATGAACGACTGGAGCACCCGTCAGGCGAGGCGCAGGTGGATTTCGGGAAGATGACGGTGGTGACGAAGGAGGGGAAGGAAGAAGAGCGATCGGTTTTGATCATGAGCTTTCCCTATAGCAACGCTGCGTTTGCTTATCCGCTGCCGGCGGAAAACAGTGAATGCTTCCTCCACGGGTTGACGCAGCTGTTTCGTCAGGCTGGGGGAGTGCCAAAGGCATTGCGCATTGACAATTTGTCCGCGGCCATTGTGTCGATTCGAAAAGGGGGAGAACGCCGATTCACCGAGGCTTTTGAGAAATTCCAACTCTACTATCGGTTTGATGTACAAGTGTGCAATCCATACAGCGGACATGAGAAAGGAAATGCGGAGCGAAAAGTCTATTACACTCGCAACCTTTGTTTCATCCCCGCTCCATTGATGGAGTCGGATCCGGAGCTGGTGGAGTGGCTGCATCGCAAGATGGTCGAGGACCGAAACCGTCCTCATTATGAAAAGGGGCGGTGGATCGAGGAACTATGGCAGGAAGAGCAACCAGAGCTGTTGGCGTTGCCGGAACAAGATCTTCCGATCTTCTCCCTCGATCACGCTTACGTGAATAAATACGGAGAAGTAATGGTGGATGGGAAGGCGTTCGTCGTCCATGGCCTGTCCGTCCCCAACCGGGTGTTGGTGAAGAAAGAATGGAATCGTTTCGTTGTGTTCTCTTCCGATGGAGACGTCCATCTTGAAGCGCCAAGGCCGTATACGAACGTGAAACGCGAAATCCCTTGGAAAGAGATTTTCGCTGAGTGGGAGACCAAACCCCGGGTTGTCGGACATTCCCGCTACCGGACGTACTTGCCGGAGGCGATCCGAATGTATCTGGCTGGCCCCCCGCCCCAGGTGGTGGCCCGTTTAAAAGGACTGCGAGCGCTGTTGGATCGGCACACGCTTTACGAAATCGCCCAGTGGCTCGAGGAGAGTCAGCGATGGGACTTGACTCCTCATGAAATCGGCGTGTTGATGGAAGCGAAGCACTCCTATTACCCGGACAAGTGGGAAGAATCATACACCCCTTCCGTTCTAATCGACTATGAAACGGATTTAACGGTGTATGATCAACGTCTTCATCCCGCTCGGGAAGGGAGTGTCCAGAAATGAGAGCAGAGGTGAAAGAGATTTGTAAAGCGCTGCATTTGGCCTATATCGCAGATCGATTCGAGGAGGTGAGATTCGAAACGAAAGAACAGTTTTTGCGGGATGTATTGGCGCTGGAACTGTCGTGCCGCCAAGAAGCGAAACAGGCCCGGCTGATCAAGAAAGCCAAGTTTCGGAAGTTGAAATGGCTGAAGGATTACGAATGGTCGGGTCATATCCATTGGCCAGCCACGACATCGAGGGAGGAACTGTGTGACCTTCGCTTTTTGGAGCGAAAGCAAAACGTTCTGCTTTTAGGTTCACCTGGAACGGGGAAAACCCATCTCGCCACAGCACTTGGCATTCAGGCGTGCCAACAAGGCCATGAGGTTCGGTTTTTCCGCGTCGCGGATCTTGTCGCCCAGCTGGAAGAGGCGTTGAAAAACGGCACGCTCGGACGGCTGAAACGAAGCCTCGACCCATGCGAACTGTTGATTTTGGATGAACTCGGCTATGTGCCGTTTCAAAAGCAAGGATCGGAACTGTTGTTTCATATTATCGCCGACTGTTACGAGCGAAAAAGCGTCATGGTGACATCGAATCTAGAATTTGGACAGTGGAATCGGGTGTTTGGGGACAACCGTTTGACGGCAGCGTTAGTGGATCGCTTGGTTCACCATGCCCACATCTTGGCCTTCACGGGAGAGAGCTATCGACTGCGGAACGCTCTCTCCGCGATCCAGCCGTCCTCTGCCCCCGGTCTGGAACCTTAAGTCTTGAGCTGGCAAGCCTATGTATTTTTTCTTGCACTTCTCTGCATTTTTTGCTTGCAAAAAACAGTTATAGGGATGAGGAATTTGAGTCATCACGCTTTCAGCGGCGATACGATCATGGCAGGATGCTTCCGTCACCACATAGCCCATGGGCAACCCTTGATCGGTCACTTGAAGGTGCAGCTTCAACCCATAGTACCATTGCCTTTTTGAAGCGCAATACCCGATGTCTGCGATCGAGTCAGTCAAGACTTTGTGGAGAACATTTTTTCGGTTCACTACGGGTGTTGTCAATCACTAGTTAGCGAACCATTTTCAGGAATTGGTATCGTAAGCGCTTTCGGACTCTCATCCCTCATCTTGAAGTGATGATATTGTATTCCATTTTTTTACACTCAACCAAAATCCCGAAGCGCCGACAACGCTTGATGGATCGGCGTCCCGGATGACCGCTGCAGACACGGTAGATTCTGACGCACCACATCTGCCCACAACCGTCCTGCCTTCCGTTTGGCCTGTTCAACCCGCTTGGACTTCGTCGAGGCCGAGGCTGCCGTTCGGGTCTCTTCTTCCTCCACCAACTGCCCATTTCTCCGCCAAATCCCGTCGATTCGGGCTGCCATCGCCCTCAGAAACGCCCGAAGCCCTTGGTCTTTCCAGCTGCGGCGGGATTTCACCCGATGCGCAAACCGGCTCATCACGCTCTCGGCGTGGCCCATCGGACGCATGCCGGTCGTCTCCACCCCTTGCTCCGACAGCCACTCCCGATAGTCCCGGATGCATCCCGGCATCGACTCGATCCGGCGGATCATGGCAGCCATCTGCTTCTCTTTCGCTTCGTCCTCCAACGTGCCGACCGCGCTGTTCAGCTCCACCAGAAGCCCCTCTTCGTCTTGTTTCGCCAGCTTCTTCCGCACCTCCCGCCAACGCGGATGGCCGGACAGACACTGACGCAGCTCCCGCGCCACATGAAATCGATCCAGCTGAAAGCAGGCTCGCTTTCCAAAATACTCCCGGCAGGCCGTGATCCACGACGCCGCGTCGCCGTTGATGATCAAAAGGTCCCGGCACGGATCATAGGCATATTCGTTCATCAGCCACTCTTCAAACCGTTCCCACACGTCTCCCGCCCCTTCATGGAGGTAGTGGCGCCGGTTCACGAGCTCGAGCTGCGAACCGTTTCGTTTCCATCCCTCGTGAATCGCCAGGATTTTCTCTTCTTTCGCCCGTTTCCCTTTCCCCTGGCGGGAAATGAACAGCCCATCCGCCTCCACAAACAGCACTCGGCCGTGCCGTTTGGAAACAGGGTGGTGCAGCGAGACAGGGGCCTCCAGCACCAGTTGGCGAATCGCCTCGTGGCTCATGACCGCATACCCCACGATCGACTCCAACGTACGGGCCGCTTTGCGGTAGGAAGAGCACTCTACGGCCAACTCGACTGCCGTTTCCTCGAGGCAAGGGCTGATCGACTGCGCTCCATCAAAGCCCAGTTCGGCATCCAGCAAGAAGGTATACGCCCCCGCCTGCCGATCATAGTAGTAGTTCCGTCGAAACGTCACTTCTCCAAACAGCGTTTGGATCGTGGTCGGCCGTTTGTCTTTCAGCTGATACCGGCGCTTGTCCCGCGCTTCCGCCAGTTGTTGATCAATCTCCTCCAAAAGGGCCGCCAACAAGACAGCGAACACCTTTTGAAGAGTTCTGACTAATTGTTCCTCCAGCTCTTTTAATAAAGGCCATTCTGTGGTAAGATGTTTCATGGACTCTCTCCCTCCTGTTTTCGGTTGATGTTGACAATCACCATCATAGCAGGGAGAGAGTCCTTTTTGCATGACATTTGCTTTTTTCTACCGCGCTTCGCTTGGTGGCCCCGACGAGCGTCGCGAACAAAAGTTCGCAACCCTCGTCGGGGATCATTTCGGAATGTCACCCACAAATATTTTACTCACACAAATACAGCAACAATTTTATCAGGAAGGATGGAGCCCGGAACGAATGAGTTTCTCCAGATCGATCTCCTGTGCCCAATGTTCCAAGTGAACGAGGGCTTGCCGGCCATCAAACACATTGTAGAGGATGGCCTGAACGGCATCACTGGGTCGAGTCTGGCATTGCGAATCGACGGGAACGAGATGGTCAATCAATTAGGGCAGGTCCAGTTCCTTAAATAGGGTACTTATGATATTCAAAACCCGTGGTGCTAGATAAAATCAGACAAGCATAAAAATAGCCCTTGCATGAGGATCTCCTTAAAATGAAAGTGCGACCAAACATTTAAAAGGAGAATTCACATGCAAGAGCACTTTCATTTTACAACCGATCGGGCCAAACTTCAAAAACAATATGAAGCGATTTTGTTCTTTGTATCAGCTCAACTATCGAGTATCCAGATTCATCTTCAACGTCGAAATCGTCATTTGTTGAAACAGAAAGACGAAGTCATCATCACCATCCATGTCCTTGGAAAGTTGTTGGGCTTCACTTCCGAACGGGCTTGGCACCGGTTTGTGATCGGGAATTTGTTTCCCAAGGCCTTGTTCCCTGAGCGTTCTCGGTACAACCGTCGCTGCCGGGCGCTTAGCTTTGCGATCAAGTGGATTCGGCACCAGCTGGCCAAGCGCGGGCAACACCATGCGTATGCGGTTGTGGACAGCTTGCCGATCGAGTTGTGTCATTCATCCCGAATGTATCGCGTCAAACGGTTTCGTGGAATCGCCGATATTGGCTATTGTGCTTCCAAAAGGATTGCTTTCTATGGGTTAAAACTTCATCTGCAGGTCACCGATCAAGGGCCTCCGATGGGATATGTCGTCACCGAAGCGTCTTGTCACGACCGGGTGGCCGCTGAAACCGTCATGACACAAATTCCACATCCATATAACCTAGGTGACAAAGGGTATATCAGCCAAAAGCTGCAAAAGAAGCTGTACGAAGAGCATCGAGTTGCTTTTTGGACGCCTGTTCGAAAAAATCAGCGAATTCGCCAATCGAACGCATGGAAACAGTGGATGAAACGAAAACGCAAAGTGATTGAAACCGTGTTTTCGATTTTAGTCGATTCATATCGGATCACCGAGATTCGAGCGAACTCAATTTCTGGATTTGAAACGGCACTGGATGGTATTTTACTGGCTTACTCGCTTGTTGTTCTTAGGCTAGTTGAGCGTTAAGACTCAACTAGCACCACGGGTGTTAAAATATTACTATAGAAAGAGTAGAAAGAAGTCAATCAACACGTCTACAAAAAGAAGAATTTGCCCAGAATGGGAGGAAACTCAACGTGGTAAAAAAGAAACTTGTTAGGAGAAATTGTAAAAGTCAGTGCACAACATTCTATATACATGCAACATAAAGAGTTAACTTCTCATCCTGCACACCCTAAGCGTTGCAGCACTTCCTCCGGACGTTCGTGGATGTAGTGGACAAACCGAGCAATGGCCTGGACGATATCGTTTCGATTTTTGTGAAACACATTGGCGATCACGGTGTCTTTCAGCCATTTCCACAAGCGTTCGATCGGGTTCAGTTGCGGAGAATACGGAGGAAGGTAAATAAAGTGAAAACACTGTCCTTCTTCCCGCAAAAACTCCTTGACCATTTTGGCATGGTGAATGCGGGCGTTATCCAACACCAAAACCATGAGACGGTCTAAATAGCGCTGTTTGAGCATTCTCAAGAAATCCAAGAACGTCGCGGCATTGGCAGCGGTCGTTTGATGAAGCACCGTTTCACCATCATGGACGTTGACCGCGCCAAACAGCGATACGTGGGCATGATGGCCAAACGTCGGCACTTGTTTTTGGCGGCCGACTTCCGACCATGTGGACCGCAAGACATGGTAAGAGCGGATATGGGTTTCATCGATGTACAGAAGAACAGCATCTTCTGTCTCCTTGGTGATCAAGTTTTTTTTATCAGATCCATTTGTTTTTCAAATTGTTTTTGCTCATCCAGATTTCCTTTCGCCAGTGTGTACGTCGGTCGTGTCCACGACAGCCCTTTGCGGTGCAGGATTTTCG
Coding sequences:
- the istA gene encoding IS21 family transposase yields the protein MLAMPEINRIRKLREKKGLSIAEISRETGYNWRTVKKYADEDISVQPTIKRKKGMMEEEGYGQIIDDWLEEDAKLPRKQRRTNKTMFEALCRDHGFQGSYRTVCAYVQKRRPQLKLEKEQRYERLEHPSGEAQVDFGKMTVVTKEGKEEERSVLIMSFPYSNAAFAYPLPAENSECFLHGLTQLFRQAGGVPKALRIDNLSAAIVSIRKGGERRFTEAFEKFQLYYRFDVQVCNPYSGHEKGNAERKVYYTRNLCFIPAPLMESDPELVEWLHRKMVEDRNRPHYEKGRWIEELWQEEQPELLALPEQDLPIFSLDHAYVNKYGEVMVDGKAFVVHGLSVPNRVLVKKEWNRFVVFSSDGDVHLEAPRPYTNVKREIPWKEIFAEWETKPRVVGHSRYRTYLPEAIRMYLAGPPPQVVARLKGLRALLDRHTLYEIAQWLEESQRWDLTPHEIGVLMEAKHSYYPDKWEESYTPSVLIDYETDLTVYDQRLHPAREGSVQK
- the istB gene encoding IS21-like element helper ATPase IstB; translated protein: MRAEVKEICKALHLAYIADRFEEVRFETKEQFLRDVLALELSCRQEAKQARLIKKAKFRKLKWLKDYEWSGHIHWPATTSREELCDLRFLERKQNVLLLGSPGTGKTHLATALGIQACQQGHEVRFFRVADLVAQLEEALKNGTLGRLKRSLDPCELLILDELGYVPFQKQGSELLFHIIADCYERKSVMVTSNLEFGQWNRVFGDNRLTAALVDRLVHHAHILAFTGESYRLRNALSAIQPSSAPGLEP
- a CDS encoding ISLre2-like element ISGsp3 family transposase; translated protein: MKHLTTEWPLLKELEEQLVRTLQKVFAVLLAALLEEIDQQLAEARDKRRYQLKDKRPTTIQTLFGEVTFRRNYYYDRQAGAYTFLLDAELGFDGAQSISPCLEETAVELAVECSSYRKAARTLESIVGYAVMSHEAIRQLVLEAPVSLHHPVSKRHGRVLFVEADGLFISRQGKGKRAKEEKILAIHEGWKRNGSQLELVNRRHYLHEGAGDVWERFEEWLMNEYAYDPCRDLLIINGDAASWITACREYFGKRACFQLDRFHVARELRQCLSGHPRWREVRKKLAKQDEEGLLVELNSAVGTLEDEAKEKQMAAMIRRIESMPGCIRDYREWLSEQGVETTGMRPMGHAESVMSRFAHRVKSRRSWKDQGLRAFLRAMAARIDGIWRRNGQLVEEEETRTAASASTKSKRVEQAKRKAGRLWADVVRQNLPCLQRSSGTPIHQALSALRDFG
- a CDS encoding IS982 family transposase, with product MQEHFHFTTDRAKLQKQYEAILFFVSAQLSSIQIHLQRRNRHLLKQKDEVIITIHVLGKLLGFTSERAWHRFVIGNLFPKALFPERSRYNRRCRALSFAIKWIRHQLAKRGQHHAYAVVDSLPIELCHSSRMYRVKRFRGIADIGYCASKRIAFYGLKLHLQVTDQGPPMGYVVTEASCHDRVAAETVMTQIPHPYNLGDKGYISQKLQKKLYEEHRVAFWTPVRKNQRIRQSNAWKQWMKRKRKVIETVFSILVDSYRITEIRANSISGFETALDGILLAYSLVVLRLVER
- a CDS encoding IS630 family transposase → MITKETEDAVLLYIDETHIRSYHVLRSTWSEVGRQKQVPTFGHHAHVSLFGAVNVHDGETVLHQTTAANAATFLDFLRMLKQRYLDRLMVLVLDNARIHHAKMVKEFLREEGQCFHFIYLPPYSPQLNPIERLWKWLKDTVIANVFHKNRNDIVQAIARFVHYIHERPEEVLQRLGCAG
- a CDS encoding winged helix-turn-helix domain-containing protein, whose protein sequence is MEHQTPAILCRKAIRCFHFPRSAAKILHRKGLSWTRPTYTLAKGNLDEQKQFEKQMDLIKKT